From a region of the Sesamum indicum cultivar Zhongzhi No. 13 linkage group LG3, S_indicum_v1.0, whole genome shotgun sequence genome:
- the LOC105157219 gene encoding dof zinc finger protein DOF5.6 isoform X2, which yields MGITSLQVCMDSSDWLQGTISEEGTGMDSSPITTPSGDDSILACSRPLIERRLRPPHEQSLKCPRCDSTHTKFCYYNNYSLSQPRYFCKTCRRYWTKGGTLRNIPVGGGCRKNKKVSSSKKPSSSSSSDHQIHQNHSSSSSSSPLILNQSPMLPYNNIPSSSDHLQLGNYPDHHHHQLQFSSSLGLLAPNPTPIDFMMENKYDDAFMGNGGIMPGQSFAADFHGICSPFGFSSLDHGINSAAAGSSVLESCQRLMLPYDENHGHHLDHQNHHEIHDVKPNAKILSLEWHDQQQACNPDAGKDTFGYNFGGLGSWTGLMNGYGSSATNPLV from the exons ATGGGCATTACTTCTCTGCAAGTTTGCATGGATTCATCGGACTGGCTCCAG GGTACAATTTCCGAGGAAGGCACAGGAATGGATTCGTCACCGATCACAACACCGTCAGGAGACGACAGCATCCTCGCATGCAGCAGACCGTTGATCGAGAGGCGACTGCGGCCGCCCCATGAGCAGTCCCTGAAATGTCCCCGCTGCGACTCCACCCACACCAAGTTCTGCTACTACAACAACTACAGCCTCTCCCAGCCCAGATACTTCTGCAAGACCTGCCGCCGTTACTGGACCAAAGGCGGCACCCTCCGCAACATCCCCGTCGGCGGCGGCTGCCGGAAAAACAAGAAGGTCTCCTCCTCAAAAAAACCCTCCTCGTCTTCATCCTCCGATCACCAAATTCACCAGAACCACTCTTCATCATCTTCGTCGTCTCCGTTAATCCTCAACCAATCACCAATGCTGCCATACAACAACATCCCCTCGTCGTCTGATCATCTCCAGCTCGGTAACTATCCCgatcatcaccatcatcagCTCCAGTTCTCATCGTCGCTGGGGCTGCTGGCACCCAATCCCACCCCGATCGACTTCATGATGGAGAACAAATACGACGACGCTTTCATGGGGAATGGTGGGATTATGCCTGGACAGAGCTTCGCTGCAGATTTTCATGGCATTTGCTCCCCTTTCGGCTTCTCTTCTCTTGATCACGGGATTAATTCCGCTGCGGCGGGGAGCAGTGTTCTCGAGAGTTGCCAGAGGCTGATGCTGCCGTACGATGAGAATCACGGTCATCATCTGGATCATCAGAACCACCACGAGATTCATGATGTGAAGCCAAATGCCAAGATCTTGTCGCTTGAATGGCATGATCAGCAGCAGGCTTGTAACCCTGATGCAGGGAAGGACACATTCGGGTATAATTTTGGCGGGCTCGGATCCTGGACCGGGTTGATGAATGGATACGGATCTTCAGCGACGAATCCATTGGTTTAA
- the LOC105157220 gene encoding putative late blight resistance protein homolog R1B-17, with protein MAVAAYATLRSLSHVLDNLQLPPRLRRLHVDTDRIRGLQETVQFLLDFLEAHSQRISEEIGVLGRQIADAAAEAEEVVDRHVVDQLRFRSEEESHCMAALSSFSQDIDKVTGKLDSLTTELTKMVKEEWAVDAQEEQCIVSVPLKSPKVSGKKTTMVGFDEHLEQIVDKLTKGELELQILPIVGMGGIGKTTLAQNVFDHPYTVHYFPKRIWLTISQEYSVREILSSLLHNGKKQESSQTLVELGLRLYQSLFGERYLIVMDDVWSVEAWNELKLFFPNDGKGSRVMLTTRESSLAIFLGSQESYSLDFLNEEKSWNLFCPETFAQKDCPYLELEEIGKNIAKSCNGLPLTIVVLGGMLANSNMTREYWESVAKDVRTFRNSKDYEGCLKILFLSYNNLPVHLKPCFLYMSIFPEDFQIRISEITKLWIAEGFLKSIRGKSLEEVAEKYLRDLIDRNLFLSLKFGFDGKIKECGIHDLLRDLCLREYEKEHFIYAPKVQHVGAGGVEGDKCFICYNGTSLQRIDLNEVHDASQLTSLASVLVCNTCKNKYPNLNKARVVRARLVRNSWGRKVCTLLACVWDRPQLRHFLGFAHFVLPKEAATQDFVIMENLHTLSCMRNFRCTKDVLRRIPNLKKLGISYDKKNKTEWTYNCLYNLVRLQKLESLSIKGKFLPLENPTFPTSLKKLRLEGCNIPWEKIMSVGSLLPNLEKLVLESNWIKEPEWNQVEGDFPRLKFLKIYDGDKLKRWRAENIHFPNLEILFLECMLDLEEIPAILGDIPTLHSIYLTYCTDFVINLAKQIVEEQHSYGNEILQLYINEKRYQVGSS; from the exons ATGGCAGTAGCAGCTTATGCAACTTTACGCTCCCTCTCACATGTCCTTGACAATCTCCAGCTTCCTCCTCGTCTCCGTCGGCTTCATGTCGACACAGATCGAATTCGGGGCCTGCAAGAGACTGTTCAGTTCTTGCTAGACTTTCTTGAAGCTCATTCCCAAAGAATAAGTGAAGAAATTGGAGTTCTGGGGAGGCAAATTGCTGATGCTGCTGCAGAAGCAGAAGAAGTTGTTGACCGCCATGTAGTGGATCAGCTTCGGTTTAGATCTGAGGAAGAAAGCCACTGTATGGCAGCCCTCTCATCTTTCTCTCAAGATATAGACAAAGTCACTGGAAAGTTGGATTCCCTCACAACAGAGTTGACGAAGATGGTGAAAGAAGAATGGGCAGTCGACGCCCAAGAAGAGCAGTGCATAGTGTCTGTGCCTCTCAAATCACCAAAAGTGAGTGGCAAGAAGACTACTATGGTGGGATTTGATGAACACTTGGAACAAATCGTGGATAAGCTCACCAAAGGTGAACTTGAGCTCCAGATCCTCCCCATTGTAGGGATGGGAGGGATTGGTAAGACTACTTTAGCTCAAAATGTTTTTGATCATCCATATACTGTACACTACTTTCCTAAACGAATTTGGCTTACAATATCTCAAGAATATAGTGTACGGGAAATTCTTTCGTCCCTTCTTCATAATGGAAAAAAGCAAGAGAGTAGTCAAACTTTGGTCGAATTAGGACTACGATTGTACCAAAGTTTATTCGGGGAAAGATATTTGATAGTTATGGATGATGTATGGAGTGTAGAGGCTTGGAATGAGTTAAAGTTGTTCTTTCCAAATGACGGAAAAGGAAGTCGAGTTATGCTGACTACTAGGGAGTCAAGCTTGGCGATTTTTTTGGGCTCTCAGGAATCTTATTCCTTAGATTTTCTAAATGAGGAAAAAAGTTGGAATTTGTTTTGTCCAGAAACCTTTGCACAAAAAGATTGTCCATATCTGGAATTGGAGGAAATTGGTAAAAACATTGCAAAGAGTTGCAATGGACTTCCACTAACAATTGTTGTACTCGGCGGGATGCTTGCAAACTCCAACATGACACGGGAATATTGGGAGTCTGTCGCAAAAGATGTAAGAACTTTTCGTAATTCAAAAGATTATGAGGGatgtctaaaaatattatttttgagcTATAACAATTTGCCCGTTCATCTTAAACCATGTTTTCTCTATATGAGTATTTTTCCTGAAGATTTTCAGATCCGTATTTCCGAGATAACCAAATTATGGATTGCTGAAGGATTTCTAAAATCAATAAGAGGTAAAAGCTTGGAAGAAGtagcagaaaaatatttaagagaCCTTATtgatagaaatttatttttgagtctTAAATTTGGGtttgatggaaaaataaaagaatgtgGAATCCATGATCTTCTGAGAGATTTATGTTTGAgagaatatgaaaaagaacATTTCATTTATGCCCCAAAAGTGCAACATGTTGGTGCTGGTGGTGTGGAGGGGGACAAATGCTTCATATGTTACAATGGGACCTCACTCCAAAGGATAGATCTAAATGAAGTGCATGATGCCTCACAACTGACATCTCTTGCAAGTGTTTTGGTCTGTAACACTTGCAAAAATAAGTATCCGAATCTTAATAAAGCGAGAGTGGTAAGGGCAAGATTAGTGAGAAATTCGTGGGGGCGGAAAGTCTGCACCCTACTAGCTTGCG TGTGGGATAGGCCACAGCTTAGGCATTTTCTTGGTTTTGCTCACTTTGTTTTGCCTAAGGAAGCGGCCACTCAAGATTTCGTTATTATGGAAAACCTACATACACTTTCTTGTATGAGAAATTTCAGGTGTACAAAGGATGTCCTAAGAAGAATACCAAATCTAAAGAAACTAGGTATTTCCTATgataaaaagaacaaaacagaATGGACGTACAATTGTCTCTACAATCTTGTCCGTCTGCAAAAACTCGAATCACTTTCTATCAAAGGTAAGTTTCTTCCATTGGAGAATCCCACCTTCCCGACTTCACTTAAGAAGCTGCGGTTGGAAGGTTGTAATATTCCTTGGGAAAAGATAATGAGTGTTGGTTCCTTATTGCCTAATCTTGAAAAGCTTGTATTGGAATCTAATTGGATCAAGGAGCCCGAGTGGAATCAAGTTGAAGGCGACTTTCCTCGactcaaattcttgaaaatttatgaCGGTGATAAGCTAAAGCGATGGAGGGCAGAAAATATCCACTTTCCTAATCTTGAGATCCTCTTTCTCGAGTGCATGCTAGATTTGGAGGAGATCCCTGCAATTCTTGGAGATATACCCACACTCCATTCCATTTATTTGACATATTGTACCGATTTTGTCATCAATTTGGCAAAGCAAATAGTGGAGGAACAACATAGCTATGGAAATGAGATTCTTCAactttatataaatgaaaaaaggtATCAAGTTGGTAGTTCGTAG
- the LOC105157219 gene encoding dof zinc finger protein DOF5.6 isoform X1, translating into MGITSLQVCMDSSDWLQQGTISEEGTGMDSSPITTPSGDDSILACSRPLIERRLRPPHEQSLKCPRCDSTHTKFCYYNNYSLSQPRYFCKTCRRYWTKGGTLRNIPVGGGCRKNKKVSSSKKPSSSSSSDHQIHQNHSSSSSSSPLILNQSPMLPYNNIPSSSDHLQLGNYPDHHHHQLQFSSSLGLLAPNPTPIDFMMENKYDDAFMGNGGIMPGQSFAADFHGICSPFGFSSLDHGINSAAAGSSVLESCQRLMLPYDENHGHHLDHQNHHEIHDVKPNAKILSLEWHDQQQACNPDAGKDTFGYNFGGLGSWTGLMNGYGSSATNPLV; encoded by the exons ATGGGCATTACTTCTCTGCAAGTTTGCATGGATTCATCGGACTGGCTCCAG CAGGGTACAATTTCCGAGGAAGGCACAGGAATGGATTCGTCACCGATCACAACACCGTCAGGAGACGACAGCATCCTCGCATGCAGCAGACCGTTGATCGAGAGGCGACTGCGGCCGCCCCATGAGCAGTCCCTGAAATGTCCCCGCTGCGACTCCACCCACACCAAGTTCTGCTACTACAACAACTACAGCCTCTCCCAGCCCAGATACTTCTGCAAGACCTGCCGCCGTTACTGGACCAAAGGCGGCACCCTCCGCAACATCCCCGTCGGCGGCGGCTGCCGGAAAAACAAGAAGGTCTCCTCCTCAAAAAAACCCTCCTCGTCTTCATCCTCCGATCACCAAATTCACCAGAACCACTCTTCATCATCTTCGTCGTCTCCGTTAATCCTCAACCAATCACCAATGCTGCCATACAACAACATCCCCTCGTCGTCTGATCATCTCCAGCTCGGTAACTATCCCgatcatcaccatcatcagCTCCAGTTCTCATCGTCGCTGGGGCTGCTGGCACCCAATCCCACCCCGATCGACTTCATGATGGAGAACAAATACGACGACGCTTTCATGGGGAATGGTGGGATTATGCCTGGACAGAGCTTCGCTGCAGATTTTCATGGCATTTGCTCCCCTTTCGGCTTCTCTTCTCTTGATCACGGGATTAATTCCGCTGCGGCGGGGAGCAGTGTTCTCGAGAGTTGCCAGAGGCTGATGCTGCCGTACGATGAGAATCACGGTCATCATCTGGATCATCAGAACCACCACGAGATTCATGATGTGAAGCCAAATGCCAAGATCTTGTCGCTTGAATGGCATGATCAGCAGCAGGCTTGTAACCCTGATGCAGGGAAGGACACATTCGGGTATAATTTTGGCGGGCTCGGATCCTGGACCGGGTTGATGAATGGATACGGATCTTCAGCGACGAATCCATTGGTTTAA